A single window of Treponema denticola ATCC 35405 DNA harbors:
- a CDS encoding M20 metallopeptidase family protein — translation MYNIIDLVKQKEAKIIQIRRDLHQIPELELSLPKTVDYVCKQLDALQIPYHKLVNGNAIVALIEGKEKGKCIAIRADMDALPIKENTGLSFASKHEGCMHACGHDGHMAMALGACMVLKELSSEFKGCVKILFQPGEEYPGGALPMIEEGCMENPKVDAVIGLHAGYIYPGVEKGKIGACKGPFFAAADKFKIIVKGYGAHGAYPHLSVDPVPIACEIVSGLQKIISRELPPTSHALISVGQIHGGSAFNIIPEEVFIEGTVRSADEKERSFIAKRIEDLASGISKSYRAEAKTVYDFRYPVLLNDKGFTEFFIESTKEILGEDSIHEISVPTMAGEDMAYFLQKAPGTFFVLSNPIIQKDGSIYPHHSDKFDMDESLFYKGTSAVLAAVLKYLNLGGLK, via the coding sequence ATGTATAATATAATTGATTTGGTCAAACAAAAAGAAGCTAAGATTATTCAAATTAGGAGGGACCTGCATCAGATTCCCGAATTGGAATTATCCCTTCCAAAAACTGTGGACTATGTTTGCAAGCAGCTCGATGCTCTGCAAATACCCTATCATAAACTTGTCAACGGGAATGCTATTGTTGCCCTCATTGAGGGAAAAGAAAAGGGCAAATGTATAGCAATTAGAGCCGATATGGATGCCTTGCCCATAAAAGAAAATACAGGCCTAAGTTTTGCCTCAAAACATGAGGGCTGTATGCATGCCTGCGGCCATGACGGCCACATGGCTATGGCTCTTGGAGCCTGTATGGTGCTTAAGGAACTGTCATCGGAATTTAAAGGCTGTGTAAAAATTCTTTTTCAACCGGGAGAGGAGTATCCCGGAGGAGCCCTCCCCATGATTGAAGAAGGCTGTATGGAAAATCCAAAGGTTGATGCCGTAATAGGCCTTCATGCAGGTTATATTTATCCGGGCGTTGAAAAAGGAAAGATAGGTGCATGTAAAGGGCCTTTTTTTGCCGCTGCCGATAAATTCAAGATTATCGTAAAGGGATATGGTGCGCATGGGGCTTATCCGCATCTTTCGGTAGATCCTGTTCCCATAGCTTGTGAAATAGTTTCCGGTTTACAAAAGATTATAAGTCGTGAGCTTCCCCCAACTTCTCATGCCCTGATTTCCGTAGGACAAATACATGGCGGATCCGCTTTTAATATCATACCCGAGGAAGTTTTTATTGAAGGAACGGTACGTTCTGCTGATGAAAAAGAACGCAGCTTCATTGCAAAAAGAATTGAAGATCTTGCTTCGGGTATTTCAAAATCTTACAGGGCCGAAGCAAAAACGGTTTATGATTTTAGGTATCCTGTTTTGCTAAATGATAAAGGTTTTACGGAATTTTTTATTGAAAGTACAAAAGAAATTTTGGGAGAAGATTCTATTCACGAAATTTCGGTGCCTACAATGGCCGGTGAAGATATGGCCTACTTTTTGCAAAAAGCTCCTGGTACGTTTTTTGTCTTGTCCAATCCTATAATACAGAAAGACGGTAGTATTTATCCTCATCATTCAGATAAATTTGATATGGATGAAAGTTTATTTTATAAAGGAACCTCTGCTGTGCTGGCCGCTGTTCTAAAATATTTGAATTTAGGCGGCTTAAAATAA
- a CDS encoding sensor histidine kinase, producing the protein MLLFLENFLIVLFSSLFVFSKTGSFIVIPCFIIFFSMGLWSGMIHSNIKPFIFIVFVIFTAAFNKNLAFFSPVFIAMNLEAEGNQKHLSLIFKFLPLLCVFFNFDLIFFLFTLIIFFYSGVKENYLLKTLEVTGLKDKLAESKINSEKRERILENEVLKNAEVLILAERNRISGSLHNSIGHTLSAGILQVNALKYISNQEDVKESLNTLQNSLENGMTEIRECLHNMHNDSFNLQTGLEELVENTKKIKIQLTYKVDSIPYELKYDIFSIVKESLSNTIKHSGASELNLSVLEHLGFYSLIIKDNGRGFSGKQIRNLNYGIGLKVIADLVEKHRGIIKFYSENGFKTHIIFPKIKDKYNEDNNS; encoded by the coding sequence ATGCTTTTATTTTTAGAAAATTTTTTGATAGTTCTTTTTTCTTCTCTTTTTGTATTTTCTAAAACCGGATCGTTTATAGTTATTCCCTGCTTTATAATATTTTTTTCTATGGGGCTATGGAGCGGTATGATACACAGCAATATAAAGCCTTTTATTTTTATCGTCTTTGTCATATTTACAGCAGCATTCAATAAAAATCTTGCATTTTTTTCTCCCGTTTTTATCGCTATGAATTTAGAAGCCGAAGGAAATCAAAAGCACCTGTCCCTTATTTTTAAATTTCTTCCTTTATTGTGTGTGTTTTTTAATTTCGATCTTATTTTCTTTCTGTTTACTTTGATTATATTCTTCTATTCGGGTGTTAAAGAAAACTATCTACTTAAAACATTGGAAGTAACCGGACTAAAAGATAAACTTGCCGAAAGCAAAATTAATTCGGAAAAAAGGGAACGAATTTTAGAAAACGAGGTTTTAAAAAATGCTGAAGTTTTAATCCTCGCCGAACGGAACAGAATTTCAGGAAGTCTTCATAATTCCATAGGTCATACACTTAGTGCCGGTATTTTACAGGTGAATGCGCTAAAATATATTTCAAATCAAGAGGACGTAAAGGAAAGTTTAAACACTTTACAAAATTCTTTAGAAAACGGTATGACCGAAATAAGAGAATGTCTTCATAATATGCATAATGATTCTTTTAATTTACAAACAGGTTTGGAAGAACTTGTTGAAAACACAAAAAAAATTAAAATACAATTAACATATAAGGTAGACTCTATACCCTATGAGCTAAAATACGATATCTTTTCAATAGTAAAAGAAAGCCTTTCAAATACCATCAAACACAGCGGAGCAAGTGAATTGAATCTGAGCGTACTGGAACACCTCGGCTTTTACTCTCTTATAATAAAAGATAATGGGAGAGGCTTTTCAGGAAAACAAATCAGAAATCTAAATTATGGAATAGGTTTAAAAGTTATAGCCGACCTTGTAGAAAAACATAGAGGTATAATTAAATTTTATTCCGAAAACGGATTTAAAACTCATATTATATTTCCAAAAATAAAGGATAAATACAATGAAGATAATAATAGTTGA
- a CDS encoding response regulator, translating into MKIIIVDDDCLVVSSLKTILKANGFDIIATGSNGNEAITLFNEYKPDILLMDIRMQNMTGIEASEKILAEHSDAKILLLTTFNDEEYITKAINFGCKGYILKQNIDSLVPALNAVGAGSIVFDSEIISKIPQTKPARSQFKEDLNDRETDILELVADGLNNKEIANRLSLSEGTVRNYVSSILEKLNLRDRTQLVVYYYTK; encoded by the coding sequence ATGAAGATAATAATAGTTGATGATGATTGTCTTGTCGTTTCCTCTTTAAAGACAATATTAAAAGCCAACGGATTCGATATTATTGCAACCGGCTCAAACGGAAACGAAGCGATTACCCTCTTTAATGAATACAAACCGGATATTCTTTTAATGGATATCAGAATGCAAAATATGACCGGAATAGAAGCAAGCGAAAAAATTCTAGCCGAACATAGCGATGCAAAAATATTATTGCTTACAACCTTTAACGATGAAGAATATATTACAAAAGCAATTAACTTCGGATGTAAGGGTTATATATTAAAACAAAACATAGATTCTTTGGTACCTGCATTAAATGCAGTCGGCGCAGGGAGCATCGTATTCGATTCGGAGATAATATCAAAAATCCCTCAAACAAAACCTGCGCGCTCACAATTTAAAGAAGATTTAAACGATAGAGAAACCGATATTTTGGAATTGGTTGCAGATGGACTTAATAATAAAGAAATAGCAAACCGACTTAGTTTGAGTGAAGGAACTGTCCGTAATTATGTTTCTTCCATACTCGAAAAACTGAATTTAAGAGATAGAACACAATTAGTTGTATATTATTACACAAAATAG
- a CDS encoding YhjD/YihY/BrkB family envelope integrity protein, whose protein sequence is MKKEKSNSQKFLAWYERVVQEQKKGLYDFNQKIYITIVSFVNNDLLTTAAAGAYNFLMSALPIFILTLTILLRVLKQSPQQIKEALRALSIFQNTVNLDRFFHFLLNVNSFSFFEFIVLIFVLWMARRFFATIQHSIRKVYRKKIKITPLKTSLIVILGEIIVVILLVFLFIFLITGSAVFRSDFAQPVFSPNLFSLLRNLFRFIPVIFMQLFVCLIYYWMPPIKPSFKTALLSSAACTLSYYFVKIFFSFFRSTVKFTFVYGLFTNVILVLIQVWFFFFFFVFFAQFMYVNQFFNSFIISQLYRLPKEDAPGFFNQLLRHLFITPPKEYRKQAIEIKAGETIFNYEDESSEIYYIIEGSVSVTRLNKILNFGKGDLFGELACLLNGKRTGTAIAETDCLLAVIPEKLFLEAISIDGNVSRQALKILAESLIDQN, encoded by the coding sequence TTGAAAAAAGAAAAAAGCAATAGTCAGAAATTTTTAGCTTGGTATGAAAGAGTTGTTCAAGAACAAAAAAAAGGGCTCTATGACTTTAACCAAAAAATATATATTACAATTGTAAGTTTTGTAAATAATGATCTTTTAACTACTGCGGCGGCAGGGGCATATAATTTTTTAATGTCCGCTCTTCCTATTTTTATTTTGACATTAACTATTTTACTCCGTGTCTTAAAACAAAGCCCTCAGCAAATAAAAGAAGCTCTCAGAGCTCTTTCAATTTTTCAAAACACGGTTAATCTTGACAGGTTTTTCCATTTTTTATTGAATGTAAATAGTTTCTCCTTTTTTGAGTTCATTGTTTTGATTTTTGTTTTATGGATGGCCAGACGTTTTTTTGCAACCATTCAGCATTCAATCAGAAAAGTATACCGGAAGAAAATAAAAATCACCCCTTTAAAAACCAGCCTGATAGTTATTCTAGGCGAAATAATTGTTGTCATCCTGCTTGTTTTTTTATTTATATTTTTAATAACGGGTTCTGCAGTATTTAGAAGCGATTTTGCTCAGCCTGTTTTTTCACCGAACTTATTCAGTCTTTTAAGAAATCTATTTAGATTTATTCCCGTTATTTTTATGCAGCTGTTTGTCTGTTTGATATATTATTGGATGCCGCCTATAAAGCCCTCTTTTAAGACAGCTTTGCTTTCATCTGCAGCCTGTACTTTATCCTATTATTTTGTAAAGATATTTTTTAGTTTTTTTAGATCTACAGTTAAATTTACATTCGTATACGGCCTTTTTACAAATGTAATACTTGTCCTAATTCAAGTCTGGTTTTTCTTTTTTTTCTTTGTATTTTTTGCACAGTTTATGTATGTTAATCAGTTTTTTAATAGTTTTATAATCTCACAACTTTATAGGCTTCCAAAAGAAGATGCCCCCGGTTTTTTTAATCAGCTTTTAAGGCATCTTTTTATCACTCCGCCAAAAGAATATAGAAAACAAGCTATAGAAATAAAAGCAGGAGAAACTATTTTTAATTATGAAGATGAATCAAGTGAAATTTACTACATAATAGAAGGAAGCGTAAGTGTCACAAGATTGAACAAAATCCTGAATTTCGGAAAAGGAGATTTGTTTGGAGAGCTTGCATGTCTTTTAAACGGGAAAAGGACGGGCACGGCTATTGCGGAAACCGACTGCCTTTTAGCAGTTATTCCCGAAAAACTTTTTTTAGAAGCGATTTCAATCGATGGAAATGTTTCAAGGCAGGCCTTAAAAATTTTAGCCGAATCTTTAATCGACCAAAATTAA
- a CDS encoding YeeE/YedE family protein: protein MKKIENIIGFAVLILSIVLGSVLLKTDMLFFRWVIGIALGYVLTRSLFGFAGSVNRAYRTGSTKLMRALMLMFVISAILTSAFLIFGDVKNYDLWINPINLGLILGGFLFGFGMSYSSCCATGTLTDLVTGLPRALITLLFFGIGVFVGLPIQAKQSWIKDSLFKSGTGSGVFIPDWFASNGKGGYLGAIIVTALFAGIIVVLSYMYESKRKKQNKYSGVGSEKDQDAVKELDTHNYKFFSEATYKKLFVEPWSLTMGAVLLSVLFTLLMGVTKAGWGASTPFGFWFGRLLKFFGMSVDSIVAFTGGKPKPYTMPFFEHPVFVQNIGIVAGTAICLLLAGSFTKSFKSELKIRVKDVIVFAIGGFAMGFGTRLSNGCNVGALYTPIANFSLSGWIFLIFLVAGGFLGNYTLKLINKKK from the coding sequence ATGAAAAAAATCGAAAACATTATCGGTTTTGCAGTGCTGATTTTAAGCATTGTTTTGGGTTCCGTTTTATTAAAGACGGATATGTTATTTTTTAGATGGGTTATAGGAATAGCCTTAGGCTATGTTTTAACCCGTTCATTGTTCGGCTTTGCAGGAAGTGTAAACAGAGCATATCGAACAGGCTCCACCAAACTTATGAGAGCTTTGATGTTGATGTTCGTAATTTCTGCAATTCTTACTTCCGCCTTTCTTATTTTTGGAGATGTTAAAAACTATGACCTTTGGATTAATCCTATCAACTTAGGCCTAATCTTAGGAGGCTTCCTATTCGGTTTCGGTATGAGTTATTCCTCTTGCTGTGCAACAGGAACTCTTACGGACTTGGTTACGGGTTTACCGCGAGCTCTTATTACTCTTTTATTTTTCGGAATAGGTGTTTTTGTAGGTCTTCCTATTCAGGCCAAACAGTCATGGATCAAAGATTCATTATTTAAGAGCGGAACAGGCAGCGGTGTCTTTATACCTGACTGGTTCGCTTCAAATGGAAAGGGCGGATATCTAGGTGCAATCATTGTAACAGCTTTGTTTGCAGGTATTATTGTTGTACTCTCATATATGTATGAAAGTAAAAGAAAAAAGCAAAACAAATACTCAGGTGTAGGTTCCGAAAAAGATCAGGATGCAGTAAAAGAACTTGATACACATAACTATAAATTTTTTAGTGAAGCAACTTACAAAAAACTTTTTGTTGAACCTTGGTCTTTAACTATGGGGGCTGTTTTACTTTCAGTTTTGTTTACACTTTTAATGGGGGTTACAAAGGCTGGTTGGGGTGCTTCGACTCCTTTCGGTTTTTGGTTCGGAAGACTGTTAAAGTTTTTCGGTATGAGTGTTGATTCCATTGTTGCTTTTACCGGAGGTAAACCGAAGCCTTATACAATGCCTTTCTTTGAGCATCCTGTTTTCGTTCAGAATATCGGTATTGTGGCCGGTACTGCGATATGTCTTCTTCTTGCAGGAAGCTTTACAAAAAGCTTTAAGTCGGAGTTAAAAATTAGGGTAAAAGATGTCATCGTTTTTGCAATCGGCGGTTTTGCGATGGGTTTTGGAACAAGACTCTCAAACGGATGTAATGTCGGTGCCTTGTATACTCCAATTGCAAACTTTTCACTTTCAGGATGGATATTCTTAATTTTCCTTGTTGCCGGAGGTTTTTTAGGAAACTATACTTTAAAGCTGATTAATAAAAAGAAATAA